The following coding sequences lie in one Angustibacter luteus genomic window:
- a CDS encoding ABC transporter ATP-binding protein, producing the protein MTEAATVPVPAMVSVRGLTRTYGTGPSTVHALRDVSFDVAPGEMVAVVGRSGSGKTTLLNMVGGLDRPDAGTVLVDGTEVTALDDEGLSRLRRESVAYVFQTFGLIPVLTAAENVGVPLRLRQTPVTEREQRVELLLDLVGLREHADQLPGELSGGQQQRVAIARALAGSPRLLVADEPTGQLDAETGLSVMALLRALVESEGVTAVVSTHDPVMMALADRVLHIADGQVQA; encoded by the coding sequence ATGACCGAAGCGGCGACGGTGCCCGTCCCGGCGATGGTGTCCGTCCGGGGGCTGACCCGCACGTACGGCACCGGTCCGAGCACCGTGCACGCGTTGCGCGACGTGTCGTTCGACGTCGCCCCCGGGGAGATGGTCGCCGTCGTCGGCCGGTCCGGCTCGGGCAAGACGACCCTGCTGAACATGGTCGGCGGCCTGGACCGCCCGGACGCCGGCACGGTCCTCGTCGACGGCACCGAGGTCACCGCGCTGGACGACGAGGGGCTGAGCCGGCTGCGCCGCGAGTCCGTCGCCTACGTGTTCCAGACGTTCGGCCTCATCCCGGTGCTCACCGCGGCAGAGAACGTCGGGGTGCCGCTGCGCCTGCGGCAGACGCCGGTGACCGAGCGGGAGCAGCGCGTCGAGCTGCTGCTCGACCTCGTCGGCCTGCGCGAGCACGCCGATCAGCTCCCCGGTGAGCTCTCGGGCGGCCAGCAACAGCGCGTGGCGATCGCCCGAGCCCTGGCGGGATCGCCGCGGCTGCTGGTGGCGGACGAGCCGACCGGCCAGCTGGACGCCGAGACCGGGCTGTCCGTCATGGCGCTGTTGCGCGCCCTGGTCGAGTCCGAGGGCGTCACCGCCGTCGTGTCGACCCACGACCCGGTCATGATGGCGCTCGCCGACCGGGTGCTGCACATCGCCGACGGACAGGTGCAGGCCTGA
- a CDS encoding ABC transporter substrate-binding protein, translating into MLARARRRVLLATLTVATLALTACGSADDSGSDAAASADSSWSYVSANGDTITLDHKPKRIIASAAEAAGLMAYGIKPVGIYLAQDLEWEPGLKGVDLSGIEVVGKEWGKIDAEKAAALQPDLIVADWWPAQKAYQGFEEGADAASMKVAKLAPIVGANQQGSLLEVVKWYEGFAKSMGVDVEGDQYGKARQSFEAAQQTFKDTVAAKKGLSALAVAPGDDLLYVAVPKYSTSLTDFKSWGLDVIDPDSPKADFPYWEYLSWEKSDKYQPDLLLIDDRGYDSTIKTAEKQPTWDKIAAAKARAYTPWPGYWVHTYDAYTQQLQQLTKAVQQADPDIAG; encoded by the coding sequence GTGCTCGCTCGTGCCCGCCGACGCGTCCTGCTCGCCACGCTCACCGTCGCCACCCTCGCCCTGACCGCCTGCGGGTCCGCGGACGACTCCGGCTCCGACGCCGCTGCCAGCGCCGACTCCTCGTGGTCCTACGTCTCCGCCAACGGGGACACCATCACGCTCGACCACAAGCCCAAGCGGATCATCGCCAGCGCGGCCGAAGCCGCCGGCCTGATGGCCTACGGCATCAAGCCGGTCGGCATCTACCTCGCCCAGGACCTCGAGTGGGAGCCCGGCCTGAAGGGCGTGGACCTGTCCGGCATCGAGGTCGTCGGCAAGGAGTGGGGCAAGATCGACGCCGAGAAGGCGGCCGCCCTGCAGCCCGACCTGATCGTGGCCGACTGGTGGCCGGCACAGAAGGCGTACCAGGGCTTCGAAGAGGGCGCGGACGCGGCGTCCATGAAGGTCGCCAAGCTCGCCCCCATCGTCGGCGCGAACCAGCAGGGCTCCCTGCTCGAGGTCGTGAAGTGGTACGAGGGCTTCGCGAAGAGCATGGGGGTGGACGTCGAGGGTGACCAGTACGGAAAGGCGCGCCAGAGCTTCGAGGCAGCGCAGCAGACCTTCAAGGACACCGTGGCCGCGAAGAAGGGCCTGTCCGCCCTGGCGGTGGCGCCCGGCGACGACCTGCTGTACGTCGCGGTGCCCAAGTACTCCACGTCCCTGACGGACTTCAAGTCCTGGGGTCTGGACGTCATCGACCCGGACTCCCCCAAGGCCGACTTCCCCTACTGGGAGTACCTGTCCTGGGAGAAGTCGGACAAGTACCAGCCGGACCTGCTGCTCATCGACGACCGCGGCTACGACAGCACCATCAAGACCGCCGAGAAGCAGCCGACCTGGGACAAGATCGCGGCCGCCAAGGCGAGGGCCTACACCCCGTGGCCGGGCTACTGGGTGCACACCTACGACGCGTACACCCAGCAGCTGCAGCAGCTGACCAAGGCCGTCCAGCAGGCCGACCCGGACATCGCCGGGTGA
- a CDS encoding iron ABC transporter permease, translating to MSAVVETARSAQPAEPGQDRVTDPRRRRRRLVTVGAGLCALALFVLTLGVGSTYVAPWDVLASVLHLRDIPLVDFVVRELRLPAAVTGLAVGFALGLSGPLFQRMLANPLAAPDVVGISSGAGLFAAGAMIVFHASGLFVSGAALVGAALSTALVYLLAWRDGIQGFRFILIGIGIAAFMESLIGYILARATIWDARAAMTWLIGSVGQAGPTELRTLVVVLLVVTPFALLLDRQLGALELGDDAATALGNRVEPSRLAIVLVVVVLVGCATAAAGPIGFVALMAGPIVARLSGSSGSLLASGFVGSGIVLGADLVALHVMPKPVATGVVTGVVGAVFLLWLLIGVNREGRGG from the coding sequence GTGAGCGCCGTCGTCGAGACCGCCCGGTCGGCCCAGCCCGCCGAGCCGGGCCAGGACCGCGTCACGGACCCCCGCCGGCGGCGCCGGCGGCTCGTCACCGTCGGCGCGGGGCTGTGCGCGCTCGCCCTGTTCGTGCTGACCCTGGGCGTCGGGTCGACGTACGTGGCCCCCTGGGACGTGCTGGCCTCCGTGCTGCACCTGCGCGACATCCCGCTGGTGGACTTCGTGGTGCGCGAGCTGCGGCTGCCTGCCGCGGTCACCGGGCTCGCCGTCGGGTTCGCGCTCGGTCTGTCCGGGCCGCTGTTCCAGCGGATGCTGGCGAACCCGCTCGCTGCACCGGACGTCGTCGGCATCTCGTCCGGCGCCGGTCTGTTCGCGGCCGGCGCGATGATCGTGTTCCACGCCTCCGGGCTCTTCGTGTCCGGCGCCGCGCTGGTCGGCGCCGCCCTCAGCACCGCCCTCGTCTACCTGCTGGCCTGGCGCGACGGCATCCAGGGCTTCCGGTTCATCCTGATCGGCATCGGCATCGCCGCGTTCATGGAGTCGCTGATCGGCTACATCCTGGCCCGGGCGACGATCTGGGACGCCCGAGCCGCGATGACCTGGCTGATCGGCTCGGTCGGCCAGGCCGGACCGACCGAGCTGCGGACGCTGGTCGTGGTGCTGCTGGTCGTGACGCCGTTCGCGCTGCTCCTCGACCGCCAGCTCGGCGCGCTCGAGCTCGGGGACGACGCCGCGACCGCGCTGGGCAACCGGGTCGAGCCGTCCCGGCTGGCCATCGTGCTGGTGGTCGTCGTCCTGGTCGGCTGCGCGACCGCCGCGGCCGGGCCGATCGGCTTCGTCGCCCTGATGGCCGGACCCATCGTGGCCCGGCTGTCCGGGTCGTCCGGCAGCCTGCTGGCCAGCGGCTTCGTCGGGTCGGGCATCGTCCTGGGCGCGGACCTCGTGGCCCTGCACGTGATGCCCAAGCCGGTCGCCACCGGCGTGGTCACCGGGGTCGTCGGTGCGGTGTTCCTGCTGTGGCTGCTCATCGGTGTGAACCGGGAAGGACGAGGCGGATGA
- a CDS encoding ABC transporter ATP-binding protein: MTGPELSLPAAPERAPEYGHDALVVCDNLVRIYQSDVVEVQALQGLDLLVHSGEMVAIVGASGSGKSTLLQVLAGVDAPTAGRARVAGHDLLAMSRTERVRYRRHVVGFVRQQTSRNLVPYLTASQVVDLPMTLAGVPRRERHQRAAELLGAVGVTHCADRRPDQMSGGEQQRVAICVALANDPRVLLADEPTGELDSETAQEVFAALRTANRDLGATVVVVTHDAAVSGQVERTVAIRDGRTSSEVLRRNGSGVDGDEHTAEEYAVMDRAGRVQVPAEYREALALTRRVRLTLEGDHVAVRRDHADDVR, from the coding sequence GTGACCGGACCCGAGCTGTCGCTGCCCGCGGCCCCCGAACGCGCACCCGAGTACGGGCACGACGCCCTCGTCGTCTGCGACAACCTGGTGCGCATCTACCAGTCCGACGTGGTCGAGGTGCAGGCGCTGCAGGGCCTGGACCTGCTCGTGCACTCCGGCGAGATGGTGGCCATCGTCGGGGCGTCCGGGTCCGGCAAGTCGACCCTGCTGCAGGTACTCGCGGGCGTCGACGCGCCGACGGCCGGACGCGCGCGGGTCGCCGGCCACGACCTGCTGGCCATGTCCCGCACCGAACGGGTGCGCTACCGCCGGCACGTCGTCGGGTTCGTCCGGCAGCAGACCTCGCGCAACCTCGTGCCCTACCTGACGGCCAGCCAGGTGGTCGACCTGCCGATGACGCTGGCCGGCGTCCCCCGCCGCGAACGCCACCAGCGGGCCGCCGAGCTGCTCGGGGCCGTCGGCGTCACGCACTGCGCCGACCGGCGTCCGGACCAGATGTCCGGCGGCGAGCAGCAGCGCGTCGCCATCTGCGTCGCCCTGGCGAACGACCCACGCGTCCTGCTGGCTGACGAGCCGACCGGCGAGCTCGACAGCGAGACCGCGCAGGAGGTCTTTGCCGCGCTGCGCACCGCCAACCGCGACCTCGGCGCCACCGTCGTCGTCGTCACCCACGACGCTGCGGTGAGCGGCCAGGTGGAGCGCACGGTGGCGATCCGGGACGGCCGGACCAGCAGCGAGGTGTTGCGCCGCAACGGTTCTGGCGTCGACGGCGACGAGCACACCGCCGAGGAGTACGCAGTGATGGATCGCGCCGGGCGCGTGCAGGTGCCGGCCGAGTACCGTGAGGCCCTCGCGTTGACCCGACGGGTGCGGCTCACCCTGGAGGGCGACCACGTGGCCGTCCGCCGGGACCACGCTGACGACGTCCGATGA
- a CDS encoding ABC transporter ATP-binding protein has protein sequence MREHELRAEGLSLGYGDATIVRDLDLVVPDGRITVIIGGNACGKSTLLRGLTRLLKPRGGAVYLDGQTLHDVASLDVARVVGLLPQSPVAPDGITVADLVGRGRYPHQGWFRRWSAADEQAVREAMTATGTQDLADRPLSQLSGGQRQRVWVAMALAQQTDVLLLDEPTTFLDINHQVELLDLLKGLNRNQGTTIVLVLHDLNFAFRYADRLVAMKGGRIVAEGAPRDVVTAEMVHDVFGLDCQVMPCPVSGAPMVIPIGGHDRAQTGADART, from the coding sequence ATGAGGGAACACGAGCTGCGGGCCGAGGGGCTGTCCCTCGGGTACGGCGACGCGACCATCGTGCGCGACCTCGACCTGGTCGTGCCGGACGGTCGGATCACGGTCATCATCGGCGGCAACGCCTGCGGCAAGTCGACCCTGCTGCGCGGGCTGACCCGGCTGCTCAAGCCGCGCGGCGGCGCGGTCTACCTGGACGGCCAGACCCTGCACGACGTCGCCAGCCTGGACGTCGCCAGGGTCGTCGGTCTGCTGCCGCAGAGCCCCGTCGCGCCGGACGGCATCACCGTCGCGGACCTGGTCGGCCGCGGGCGGTACCCGCACCAGGGCTGGTTCCGGCGCTGGTCGGCCGCGGACGAGCAGGCGGTGCGCGAGGCCATGACCGCGACGGGCACGCAGGACCTCGCCGACCGGCCGCTGTCGCAGCTCTCCGGCGGCCAGCGCCAGCGGGTCTGGGTCGCGATGGCGCTCGCCCAGCAGACCGACGTCCTGCTGCTCGACGAGCCCACCACCTTCCTCGACATCAACCACCAGGTCGAGCTGCTGGACCTGCTGAAGGGCCTGAACCGCAACCAGGGCACCACGATCGTGCTGGTGCTGCACGACCTGAACTTCGCGTTCCGGTACGCCGACCGGCTCGTCGCGATGAAGGGCGGCCGGATCGTCGCCGAGGGTGCACCGCGGGACGTCGTCACCGCCGAGATGGTGCACGACGTGTTCGGCCTGGACTGCCAGGTCATGCCCTGCCCGGTCTCGGGAGCGCCGATGGTGATCCCGATCGGCGGTCACGACCGCGCGCAGACGGGCGCCGACGCGCGAACCTGA
- a CDS encoding ABC transporter permease: MLTLVARRAVVQRRLLLGVVALVTAGATLLGVCALLLTATQDRAFTRGMQRTDPADLEVTAFLVSVAGEDARTARQDAQVVITSALAPLATTTTSNAVSTLRQLDSPGKRAYLGSRDDLADQARLTSGRWPAAASGPAAEAVVPDTTARLLRLTVGQHVTLGRETGPTDVRRPVTVVVVGTFQPRSQAGWARDPLAGKGYDAAYNDGRVSGPAYGPFMVTADALLTSGSTVDTMQVTAHPVVGSTSEAALSTVATSVDTADDRLTAVLDGRARISRIASDLPQTLADTRAQQAATRSTVLVVVLLGSTLAAAALVLAGRLLAVFRADERALLLSLGLDRRQLVLAASAEALLLGGLAAVLAVPASALLHSALTRLPAMADAGLAQPPTVTIDLVLTVLVGAVLLAGSLVVPALRAASTPATAAAATTTTTGARGHLALAAASGLDLLLLALAAAGWWQLRSQPPGPASSGDVVRTVAPVLFVVALALVAVRLVPLLFSLTTRPARRSRRLLAPLAAYEAARRPHPVTASVLLAVAAAAGTFALSLGATWERSQVDQAAVQVGTDLTVALAAPPTSGDAAAVTRASGGVVSAVTARPVALGQFLGDRASAPQLVAIDARHAGSLLRGRLDGGRSWQQVGDLLAPPDQVVGVPLPAGGSGLTLSGTAPEHAVVTAAPTLVLQDASGLRTTVETDPVPLDGRRHAPHWRSPIGADQQVVAMRLTLAGDPSSPLPDDAGTGEIMVALRVPGTAKSPAPPSRWTAASLAEQPAEAEAATASVADDGGTTVIRASTRISLAALAYVETDLLASALEAPAAVPVAVSRLLADSVGTKVGGSFTATVSGVDVPVVVLAIVPTVPSAPGQLAVLADADTLSRTLIGAGQLEPVADAWWVGDPKPGAASAVRALGLGEVTTRDERADQLARGPLRVSVSAALVTLVVAAVLLLLAGTALLLTADLETRAVELARLRALGLTRRQVRGLLVGQHGAVLTLLVVLGALVGAVASYALGPSLVRSDLGGAPLQPVLPQWPWPAEAALVAGLVLGCVSVAAGVALVQVRRSDTAHLRTGDA, encoded by the coding sequence GTGCTGACGCTGGTCGCCCGGCGGGCGGTCGTCCAGCGGCGGTTGCTCCTCGGAGTCGTCGCGCTCGTCACGGCCGGCGCCACGCTGCTCGGGGTGTGCGCGCTGCTGCTCACTGCCACTCAGGACCGGGCCTTCACCCGAGGCATGCAGCGCACCGACCCGGCGGACCTGGAGGTCACCGCCTTCCTGGTCAGCGTGGCGGGCGAGGACGCGAGGACGGCCCGGCAGGACGCCCAGGTGGTCATCACCTCGGCGTTGGCACCGCTGGCGACGACCACGACCAGCAACGCCGTCTCGACCCTGCGCCAGCTGGACTCCCCGGGCAAGCGCGCCTACCTGGGCAGCCGCGACGACCTCGCCGACCAGGCGCGCCTCACCTCGGGACGCTGGCCGGCCGCCGCTAGCGGACCTGCGGCCGAGGCGGTCGTGCCCGACACCACGGCCCGGCTGCTGCGGCTCACCGTCGGCCAGCACGTGACGCTGGGCCGCGAGACCGGCCCGACCGACGTCCGACGTCCGGTCACCGTGGTGGTCGTCGGCACCTTCCAGCCACGCTCCCAGGCCGGCTGGGCGCGGGACCCGTTGGCCGGCAAGGGTTACGACGCGGCGTACAACGACGGCCGGGTGAGTGGCCCCGCCTACGGGCCGTTCATGGTCACCGCCGACGCCCTGCTGACCAGCGGCTCGACGGTCGACACCATGCAGGTCACCGCGCACCCCGTGGTCGGCTCCACCAGCGAAGCCGCGCTGAGCACGGTGGCCACGTCCGTCGACACCGCCGACGACCGGCTGACCGCCGTGCTGGACGGCCGGGCCCGGATCAGCCGGATCGCGTCCGACCTGCCGCAGACCCTGGCCGATACCCGCGCCCAGCAGGCCGCCACCCGGTCCACCGTGCTGGTGGTGGTGCTGCTCGGCAGCACGCTGGCCGCCGCCGCGCTCGTGCTGGCCGGCCGCCTGCTCGCCGTCTTCCGCGCCGACGAGCGGGCGCTGCTACTGAGCCTCGGGCTGGACCGGCGCCAGCTGGTGCTGGCGGCCTCGGCAGAGGCCCTGCTCCTCGGTGGCCTGGCGGCCGTGCTGGCCGTGCCCGCGTCCGCCCTGCTGCACTCCGCCCTGACCCGCCTCCCCGCCATGGCCGACGCCGGCCTGGCCCAGCCGCCGACCGTCACCATCGACCTGGTCCTCACCGTCCTGGTCGGCGCGGTCCTGCTGGCCGGCAGCCTCGTCGTGCCCGCTCTGCGGGCCGCGTCCACACCGGCCACGGCTGCCGCGGCGACCACCACCACGACCGGGGCGCGCGGTCATCTCGCGCTCGCCGCCGCGTCCGGGCTGGACCTGCTCCTGCTGGCGCTGGCCGCGGCCGGCTGGTGGCAGCTGCGCTCCCAACCCCCGGGCCCGGCGAGCAGCGGGGACGTCGTCCGGACCGTCGCTCCGGTCCTGTTCGTCGTCGCCCTCGCCCTGGTCGCCGTGCGCCTGGTGCCACTGCTGTTCTCCCTCACCACCCGCCCGGCGCGGCGCTCACGCCGGCTGCTGGCGCCGCTCGCCGCCTACGAGGCCGCGCGCCGTCCGCACCCGGTCACCGCGTCGGTGCTGCTCGCCGTCGCGGCGGCCGCCGGCACGTTCGCGCTGTCGCTGGGAGCGACGTGGGAGCGATCTCAGGTGGACCAGGCCGCCGTCCAGGTGGGCACCGACCTGACCGTGGCACTCGCGGCCCCGCCGACCAGCGGCGACGCCGCCGCGGTCACCCGCGCCAGCGGCGGCGTCGTGTCGGCCGTCACCGCCCGCCCTGTCGCGCTCGGCCAGTTCCTCGGCGACCGCGCCTCCGCACCGCAGCTCGTCGCCATCGACGCCCGGCACGCCGGGTCGCTGCTGCGCGGGCGGCTGGACGGCGGACGAAGCTGGCAGCAGGTCGGCGACCTGCTGGCGCCGCCGGACCAGGTGGTCGGCGTGCCGCTGCCCGCAGGCGGATCCGGCCTCACGCTCTCCGGCACCGCGCCCGAGCACGCGGTCGTCACCGCCGCGCCGACCCTCGTCCTGCAGGACGCCTCAGGCCTGCGGACGACGGTCGAGACCGATCCCGTACCCCTCGACGGGCGCCGGCACGCACCGCACTGGCGCTCGCCCATCGGTGCCGACCAGCAGGTGGTCGCGATGCGGCTGACCCTGGCCGGCGACCCGAGCTCACCTCTGCCGGACGACGCCGGCACCGGCGAGATCATGGTCGCGCTGCGCGTACCCGGGACGGCCAAGTCCCCCGCGCCGCCTTCGCGTTGGACGGCCGCCAGCCTCGCTGAGCAGCCGGCGGAGGCCGAGGCGGCAACCGCCAGCGTGGCCGACGACGGCGGTACGACCGTGATCCGCGCCTCGACCCGGATCAGCCTCGCCGCGCTCGCCTACGTCGAGACCGACCTGCTGGCCAGCGCACTCGAGGCGCCGGCGGCTGTGCCCGTCGCGGTGTCGCGGCTGCTCGCCGACTCCGTGGGCACCAAGGTCGGCGGCAGCTTCACCGCCACCGTGAGCGGCGTGGACGTCCCGGTGGTCGTCCTCGCGATCGTGCCGACGGTGCCCTCGGCGCCGGGCCAGCTGGCCGTCCTCGCGGACGCGGACACCCTGTCTCGCACGCTGATCGGCGCCGGGCAGCTGGAGCCCGTCGCCGACGCGTGGTGGGTGGGCGACCCCAAGCCGGGAGCGGCGAGCGCCGTCCGGGCGCTGGGTCTCGGCGAGGTCACCACCCGCGACGAGCGGGCCGACCAGCTGGCTCGTGGGCCGTTGCGGGTCAGCGTGAGCGCCGCCCTCGTGACGCTCGTCGTCGCGGCCGTCCTGCTGCTGCTCGCCGGCACGGCCCTGCTGCTGACGGCCGACCTCGAGACCCGGGCCGTCGAGCTGGCCCGGTTGCGCGCGCTCGGCCTCACCCGCCGGCAGGTCCGCGGGCTCCTGGTGGGCCAGCACGGGGCCGTCCTGACCCTGCTCGTCGTGCTCGGCGCGCTGGTCGGGGCGGTGGCGTCGTACGCCCTCGGCCCGAGCCTGGTGCGCTCCGACCTCGGCGGCGCACCGCTGCAACCCGTTCTGCCGCAGTGGCCCTGGCCCGCGGAGGCCGCTCTGGTCGCCGGTCTGGTGCTGGGCTGCGTGTCGGTGGCGGCCGGGGTGGCGTTGGTCCAGGTCCGACGTTCCGACACGGCCCACCTGCGGACGGGGGACGCGTGA
- a CDS encoding iron ABC transporter permease, producing the protein MRRSLGLLALVGLLAAVCVVSILLGTRGVGLETIWKALTDFDPGSTSETVIREMRVPRTLVGLSAGMALGLAGAILQAATRNPLADPGILGINGGAAAAIVVAIMLLGRQSLTTNVWFGFAGAALAVVAVYSVASLGREGATPVKLALAGAAISAGLYAVTTAIVMSNVDAFEEMRHWQVGSLAGRYYPVLWQTLPFLVLGSVAALLSGRALNGLALGDEVATSLGQNVRRTRLLLFALVAILCGAAVAACGPIVFLGLAVPQLARAVVGTDYRWVLAYSAVMAPIVFLVADVIGRLAVSPGELQVGVVLGALGAPVFVLLVRYRNLATL; encoded by the coding sequence GTGAGGCGCTCCCTGGGGCTGCTTGCGCTGGTCGGCCTGCTCGCGGCCGTCTGCGTGGTCAGCATCCTGCTCGGCACCCGCGGCGTGGGTCTGGAGACGATCTGGAAGGCGCTGACCGACTTCGACCCGGGCTCGACGTCCGAGACGGTCATCCGCGAGATGCGGGTACCGCGCACCCTGGTCGGCCTCAGCGCCGGGATGGCGCTGGGGCTGGCCGGCGCGATCCTGCAGGCCGCGACCCGGAACCCGTTGGCGGACCCGGGAATCCTCGGCATCAACGGCGGCGCCGCCGCGGCCATCGTGGTGGCGATCATGCTGCTCGGGCGGCAGAGCCTGACCACGAACGTCTGGTTCGGCTTCGCCGGTGCCGCGCTGGCCGTGGTCGCCGTCTACAGCGTGGCCAGCCTGGGCCGCGAGGGCGCGACGCCGGTCAAGCTGGCACTGGCCGGCGCGGCCATCAGCGCCGGCCTGTACGCCGTGACCACCGCGATCGTGATGTCGAACGTGGACGCCTTCGAGGAGATGCGGCACTGGCAGGTGGGCTCGCTCGCCGGGCGCTACTACCCGGTGCTCTGGCAGACGCTGCCGTTCCTGGTGCTGGGGTCGGTGGCGGCCCTGCTGTCCGGGCGCGCGCTGAACGGGCTGGCGCTCGGCGACGAGGTCGCCACGTCCCTGGGGCAGAACGTGCGGCGGACCCGGCTGCTGCTGTTCGCCCTCGTCGCGATCCTGTGCGGCGCCGCGGTGGCCGCCTGCGGGCCGATCGTCTTCCTCGGGCTGGCCGTCCCACAGCTCGCCCGTGCGGTCGTCGGCACCGACTACCGCTGGGTGCTGGCGTACTCGGCCGTCATGGCCCCCATCGTGTTCCTGGTCGCCGACGTCATCGGCCGCCTCGCCGTCAGCCCCGGCGAGCTGCAGGTCGGCGTCGTGCTCGGCGCGCTCGGCGCCCCGGTCTTCGTCCTGCTGGTCCGCTACCGGAACCTGGCCACGCTGTGA